The following are from one region of the Anaeropeptidivorans aminofermentans genome:
- the hpt gene encoding hypoxanthine phosphoribosyltransferase, translating into MNDNIKVMISAEELDKKVSELAKQINEDYKGKTVSLLCVLKGGVVFTVDLAKKLDLDIEIDFMDISSYGDGTESTGVIKINLDLEQPITGKHVLLVEDIIDSGRTLSRVKKHLLGQRPASFKICTLLDKPDRRVVNDAKPDYTGFVIPDEFVIGYGLDYAQKYRNLPYIGVLQPSEE; encoded by the coding sequence ATGAATGACAATATCAAAGTAATGATTTCGGCAGAGGAGCTTGATAAAAAAGTAAGCGAGCTTGCAAAGCAGATAAACGAGGACTACAAGGGAAAAACAGTGTCTCTTTTATGTGTTCTGAAAGGCGGCGTGGTTTTTACGGTGGATTTGGCGAAAAAGCTTGATCTTGACATAGAGATTGACTTTATGGATATTTCCAGCTACGGAGACGGAACAGAATCTACAGGGGTAATAAAAATCAATCTTGATTTAGAGCAGCCCATCACAGGAAAGCATGTTCTTTTGGTTGAAGACATTATTGACAGCGGAAGAACCTTAAGCCGCGTTAAAAAGCACCTTCTCGGCCAGAGGCCTGCCTCCTTTAAAATATGTACTTTGCTGGATAAGCCGGACCGCAGGGTGGTTAATGATGCAAAGCCGGATTATACGGGCTTTGTTATCCCCGACGAATTTGTTATAGGCTATGGCCTTGACTATGCACAAAAATACAGAAACCTTCCTTACATAGGCGTATTGCAGCCTTCAGAGGAATAA